Proteins from a single region of Dysosmobacter acutus:
- a CDS encoding TraX family protein, translated as MAETKLNTNLNTNLLKLIAIASMLVDHVGGALYPDAVWMRCVGRLAFPIFCYCMTVGLLYTHDIRRYLLRLGLFALISQPFYVLAFHPYDFWAQFTNWNIFFTLFLSLLAMYGFQSHRWWLFALALFVLCWWNFDYSGNGVILMLIFYLCRRSPKWMGILYTLFYLPILFYAVDPLDPMALSVGGFLLDAQIFALLALPLLLIPMRASVRLPRWFFYAFYPAHLAVIAALQFLI; from the coding sequence ATGGCAGAGACCAAACTGAACACCAATCTGAACACCAACCTGCTGAAGCTGATCGCCATCGCCTCCATGCTGGTGGACCACGTGGGCGGCGCCCTGTACCCGGACGCCGTATGGATGCGCTGTGTGGGCCGGCTGGCTTTTCCCATCTTCTGCTACTGCATGACCGTGGGGCTTCTCTACACCCACGACATCAGGCGCTATCTCCTGCGGCTGGGGCTTTTTGCCCTCATTAGCCAGCCCTTCTATGTGCTGGCCTTCCACCCCTATGACTTCTGGGCTCAGTTCACCAACTGGAACATCTTCTTCACGCTGTTTCTCAGCCTTCTTGCCATGTACGGCTTCCAGTCCCACCGATGGTGGCTCTTCGCCCTGGCGCTGTTTGTCCTGTGCTGGTGGAACTTCGACTACTCGGGCAACGGCGTGATCCTGATGCTGATCTTCTATCTCTGCCGCCGCAGTCCCAAATGGATGGGCATCCTCTACACCCTCTTTTACCTGCCCATCCTCTTTTACGCCGTAGACCCCCTGGACCCCATGGCCCTATCGGTGGGCGGCTTCTTACTGGACGCCCAGATTTTCGCGCTGTTGGCGCTGCCGCTGCTGCTGATCCCCATGCGGGCGTCCGTCCGGCTCCCAAGGTGGTTTTTCTATGCGTTTTACCCCGCCCATCTCGCGGTCATTGCCGCGCTGCAATTTCTGATCTGA
- a CDS encoding ABC transporter ATP-binding protein, protein MLTVENLHKSYQVGKTTYEVLKGVSLSVGKGEFVAVMGPSGSGKTTLLNCISCYIPVDSGSIRLGETELSRLDENELAALRNQRLGFVFQDFLLLDGLSVRDNILLPRIIAGRSDQSMEEAADRLCGVFGISHIRGKYPAEISGGEKQRTAIARALINNPLLILADEPTGNLDSKSSRAVIDTFRQARSALGATIFMVTHDSFAASFCDRVVILRDGVVWRTIERGEKQRGDFQDELLDGIREMGKE, encoded by the coding sequence ATGTTGACTGTTGAAAATCTGCACAAAAGCTATCAGGTGGGAAAAACCACCTACGAGGTCCTCAAAGGCGTCTCCCTCTCGGTGGGAAAGGGTGAGTTCGTGGCGGTGATGGGGCCCTCCGGTTCCGGAAAGACCACGCTGCTCAACTGCATCTCCTGCTATATCCCGGTGGACTCCGGCAGCATCCGCCTGGGAGAAACAGAGCTCTCCCGGTTGGATGAGAACGAGCTGGCGGCCCTACGCAACCAGAGGCTTGGCTTTGTCTTTCAGGATTTCCTGCTTTTAGACGGCCTCAGCGTCCGGGACAACATCCTGCTGCCCCGTATCATCGCCGGCCGCTCCGACCAGTCCATGGAGGAGGCCGCGGACCGGCTGTGCGGTGTGTTCGGCATCTCCCACATCCGCGGCAAATACCCCGCGGAGATTTCCGGAGGAGAAAAGCAGCGCACCGCCATTGCCCGGGCCCTCATCAACAATCCGCTGCTGATTCTGGCCGATGAGCCCACCGGCAACCTGGACTCCAAGTCCTCCCGGGCGGTGATCGACACCTTTCGTCAGGCCCGAAGCGCCCTGGGCGCCACCATTTTCATGGTGACCCACGATTCCTTTGCCGCCTCCTTCTGCGACCGGGTGGTCATTCTGCGCGACGGCGTGGTCTGGCGCACGATAGAGCGTGGGGAAAAACAGCGGGGAGACTTTCAGGATGAGCTGTTGGACGGCATCCGGGAGATGGGCAAGGAATGA
- a CDS encoding ABC transporter permease codes for MKHFSEVYAALRRRNRKQYSLLAGCSFFSVLLITAYVSMMRSPTVLSVLPEGGDSRKQVMMIFVLAVVGCGVFTTYASGLFFRNKSRETGVFLALGATRRQLKAEMAKELAILSFGSCAAGAVLGVPLAWFLWQVFRLCVVDTEEMSLSFDPQAYLFALAFSAFVILMLFFLGGRSIRRTNIIDIVQESHKSEPIRDVPRWYGPVGIVLVAAGAFFGYSVPSFFILVMHWYPPEGFSAVFYLPALIGLYMILLHTVVNGWRRKGSRYKDLISTSMMKFQGRQTVRNMLVMTLLIAGAYFGSFYTPMLGTGAMMTYDARPVDYAYHFRSDQDIPMEDEVRSMARDYGVTITSWAQAGAARLGVDGWEHVEQEGPLGITWDKEYRELLGSDIFLSESAYRALTGEAVDVLPGTVAGVFDSTGDGQGIFGGDATQITNTVTGRKLSVTPTEGLRSDMLFGRYVMDDGDYASMTAGLPPDWLETIAFFNVENCADTYDFAKALFYEIVDRSGGEVEQYDAYDPVRRQMSEAAGEPYSFDRDNLAANGFERIDYAQRNSSAFRLYWQYMPQFRVLDKADFVKTTAVFLMLFIFIAIVCFAAVIVIAFTRCMTIALTNARVYDDLRHLGAPNDYLFHSVRGQIKRVFLVPILAGTGLIYAFYAMIMYFNDNRLTVNELAGMGSCLIVIAAVSLLLYLVYRLTLRQVCARLDIHSPRWRREGTAHKMERSS; via the coding sequence ATGAAACACTTCTCTGAAGTCTATGCGGCCCTGCGCCGCCGCAACCGCAAACAGTATTCTCTGCTTGCCGGGTGCAGCTTCTTCTCTGTTTTGCTCATCACCGCCTATGTGTCCATGATGCGCTCCCCCACCGTCCTCTCCGTCCTGCCGGAGGGCGGCGACTCCCGCAAGCAGGTGATGATGATTTTCGTCCTGGCCGTGGTGGGCTGCGGCGTGTTCACCACCTATGCCTCCGGCCTCTTCTTCCGCAACAAGTCCCGGGAGACCGGCGTCTTCCTGGCCCTGGGCGCCACGCGCCGTCAGCTCAAGGCCGAGATGGCAAAGGAACTGGCGATTTTATCCTTTGGCTCCTGCGCGGCGGGCGCTGTCCTGGGCGTGCCCCTTGCCTGGTTTCTATGGCAGGTGTTCCGGCTTTGTGTGGTGGATACGGAGGAGATGTCCCTCTCCTTTGACCCCCAGGCCTATCTCTTTGCCCTGGCCTTTTCCGCCTTTGTCATTCTCATGCTGTTCTTCTTGGGCGGCCGGTCCATCCGCCGCACCAACATCATCGACATCGTCCAGGAGTCCCACAAGTCCGAACCCATCCGGGACGTGCCCCGCTGGTATGGCCCCGTGGGCATCGTCCTTGTGGCCGCCGGCGCCTTTTTCGGCTACAGCGTGCCCTCCTTCTTCATCCTTGTGATGCACTGGTATCCGCCGGAGGGATTCAGCGCCGTCTTTTACCTGCCCGCCCTCATCGGACTCTATATGATCCTGCTCCACACGGTGGTCAACGGCTGGCGGCGAAAGGGAAGCCGCTATAAGGATCTGATCTCCACCAGCATGATGAAGTTCCAGGGCCGCCAGACCGTGCGGAATATGCTGGTGATGACGCTGCTCATCGCGGGGGCCTATTTCGGCTCCTTTTACACCCCCATGTTAGGTACCGGTGCCATGATGACCTATGACGCCCGCCCGGTGGACTACGCCTACCACTTCCGCTCGGACCAGGATATCCCCATGGAGGATGAGGTCCGCTCCATGGCCCGGGACTATGGCGTCACCATCACCTCCTGGGCCCAGGCCGGCGCCGCGCGGCTGGGCGTGGACGGCTGGGAGCACGTGGAGCAGGAGGGGCCTCTTGGCATCACCTGGGACAAAGAGTACCGGGAGCTGTTGGGCAGCGACATCTTCCTCTCCGAATCCGCCTACAGAGCCCTCACCGGCGAGGCGGTCGATGTCCTGCCCGGCACGGTGGCCGGCGTTTTTGACTCTACCGGCGACGGCCAGGGCATATTCGGCGGCGACGCCACCCAAATCACCAACACCGTCACCGGGCGGAAACTGTCCGTCACGCCCACGGAGGGGCTTCGCAGCGACATGCTCTTTGGCCGCTATGTCATGGACGACGGCGACTATGCCTCCATGACCGCCGGCCTTCCCCCGGATTGGCTGGAAACCATCGCCTTTTTCAATGTGGAAAACTGCGCCGACACCTATGACTTTGCCAAAGCGCTGTTCTACGAGATCGTGGACCGCTCCGGCGGCGAGGTGGAACAGTACGACGCCTACGATCCCGTCCGCAGGCAGATGAGCGAGGCGGCGGGCGAGCCCTATTCCTTTGACCGGGACAATCTGGCGGCCAACGGCTTTGAGCGCATCGACTACGCCCAGCGGAACAGCTCCGCCTTCCGCCTGTACTGGCAGTACATGCCCCAGTTCCGGGTCCTTGACAAGGCGGACTTCGTCAAGACCACAGCCGTCTTTTTGATGCTCTTCATCTTCATCGCCATTGTATGCTTTGCGGCCGTGATCGTCATCGCCTTCACCCGGTGCATGACCATTGCCCTGACCAACGCCAGGGTCTATGATGACCTGCGCCACCTGGGCGCGCCCAACGACTACCTCTTCCACTCCGTCCGGGGCCAGATCAAGCGGGTGTTTCTGGTGCCCATTCTGGCGGGCACCGGGCTGATCTACGCCTTTTATGCGATGATCATGTACTTCAATGACAACCGCCTCACCGTCAACGAACTGGCGGGCATGGGCAGCTGCCTCATCGTCATCGCGGCGGTCTCCCTTCTCTTGTATCTGGTCTACCGGCTGACGCTGCGCCAGGTCTGCGCCAGGCTGGATATCCACAGCCCCAGGTGGCGTCGGGAGGGGACCGCGCATAAGATGGAAAGGAGCTCCTGA
- the yaaA gene encoding peroxide stress protein YaaA, with protein sequence MNIIIAPAKKMNTDADSLEVRSLPRFLTRTEYLLELLRGMSYEQLKTLWGCNERIAALNFERIQTMDLRRRLTPAVLSYEGIQYRYMAPGVFTDDQFRYIGAHLRILSGFYGLLRPFDGVTPYRLEMCAKLSGPGFSSLYDFWGSSLADALGAETDTLVNLASREYGKAVCGRFPGRVITCTFGEWEGGKVVEKGIPCKMARGELVRYMAERHILDPERLKDFRRLQYAFSPELSTDNSYVFLKGTARP encoded by the coding sequence ATGAACATCATCATCGCCCCGGCCAAAAAAATGAATACGGACGCGGACAGCCTGGAGGTTCGGAGCCTCCCCCGCTTCCTGACACGGACGGAGTATCTTCTGGAGCTTCTCCGCGGCATGTCCTATGAGCAGCTCAAAACCCTCTGGGGCTGCAATGAAAGGATCGCCGCCCTCAATTTTGAACGTATCCAGACCATGGACCTGCGCCGCCGCCTCACACCCGCCGTCCTGTCCTATGAGGGCATCCAATACCGGTACATGGCCCCCGGCGTCTTCACGGACGACCAGTTCCGGTACATCGGCGCCCACCTGCGTATCCTGTCCGGCTTCTACGGACTGCTGCGCCCCTTCGACGGTGTGACGCCCTACCGCCTGGAGATGTGCGCAAAGCTCTCCGGCCCAGGCTTCTCCTCCCTCTACGACTTCTGGGGGAGCTCTCTTGCCGACGCCCTTGGCGCTGAGACGGACACCCTTGTCAATCTTGCCTCCCGGGAGTACGGCAAAGCCGTCTGCGGCCGCTTTCCCGGCCGCGTGATTACCTGCACATTCGGCGAGTGGGAGGGCGGAAAAGTGGTGGAAAAGGGAATCCCGTGCAAGATGGCCCGGGGTGAACTGGTGCGCTACATGGCTGAGCGCCACATTCTTGATCCGGAGCGGCTCAAGGACTTCCGCCGTCTGCAATACGCCTTCTCCCCGGAGCTGTCCACTGACAACAGCTATGTCTTCCTGAAAGGGACGGCGCGGCCCTGA
- a CDS encoding YkvA family protein, whose protein sequence is MTLKERAAGLKSDIPAVYLALKSRETPKIARIAAFLTVAYALSPIDLIPDFIPVLGYLDDLIVLPALTALTIHLIPAQTFDRCREQARGMWENGRPKKWYFALPVAVVWLLLLWVVLRIFIDP, encoded by the coding sequence ATGACGCTGAAAGAGCGGGCGGCGGGGCTGAAAAGCGATATCCCCGCTGTGTATCTGGCCCTGAAAAGCAGGGAGACGCCGAAAATCGCCCGGATCGCGGCATTTTTGACGGTTGCGTACGCGCTGTCCCCCATTGATCTGATTCCGGATTTTATTCCCGTACTGGGTTATCTGGATGATCTGATCGTGCTGCCCGCGCTGACGGCGCTGACCATCCATCTCATTCCGGCGCAGACATTTGACCGGTGCCGGGAGCAGGCCAGGGGGATGTGGGAAAACGGGAGGCCGAAAAAGTGGTATTTCGCCCTGCCGGTGGCGGTCGTGTGGCTGCTGCTTCTCTGGGTGGTCCTGAGGATTTTTATTGATCCATAA
- a CDS encoding alpha/beta hydrolase yields the protein MQKTTFDLPIGAVPAVLYGAPSPEVWLYVHGKCGCKEEGEDFARLACPRGAQVLAIDLPEHGARKGAEESFTPWDIVPELRALLAWARQRWETVSLRATSLGAWFSLVAFGSERLKRALLVSPVLDMERLIRDMMGWAGVGEEQLEAAGEVPTDFGETLSYKYLLYAGAHSIQRWDTPTAILYAGQDGMTGRKTVEGFVRRFDCELYVMEDGEHWFHTPEQLLTLRSWEDAHL from the coding sequence ATGCAGAAAACCACATTTGATCTGCCCATCGGCGCCGTGCCCGCTGTTCTATACGGAGCGCCGTCGCCGGAGGTCTGGCTGTATGTCCATGGGAAATGCGGCTGTAAGGAGGAGGGGGAGGACTTTGCCCGGCTTGCCTGTCCAAGGGGCGCCCAGGTTCTGGCCATAGACCTTCCGGAACACGGGGCCCGGAAGGGGGCGGAGGAGTCCTTTACCCCGTGGGACATCGTACCGGAGCTCCGGGCGCTTTTGGCCTGGGCCCGGCAGCGGTGGGAAACCGTCTCCCTGCGCGCCACCAGTCTGGGAGCCTGGTTTTCTCTTGTAGCCTTTGGCTCCGAGCGGCTGAAAAGGGCGCTTCTGGTCTCTCCGGTACTGGATATGGAGCGGCTGATCCGGGACATGATGGGCTGGGCGGGAGTCGGTGAGGAACAGCTGGAGGCAGCCGGAGAGGTTCCCACCGACTTTGGCGAAACGCTCTCCTATAAGTATCTCCTGTACGCCGGAGCACATTCAATTCAGCGGTGGGATACGCCCACCGCCATCCTGTACGCCGGACAGGACGGCATGACCGGACGGAAGACGGTGGAAGGGTTTGTCCGCCGCTTTGACTGCGAACTTTATGTGATGGAGGACGGCGAGCACTGGTTTCACACGCCGGAGCAGCTTTTGACGCTGCGCTCCTGGGAGGATGCACACCTATGA
- a CDS encoding rhodanese-like domain-containing protein, with product MLIKPARLSLILFILLLAGCGSEEEPGYTRITAEEAKSIMEEQPDAVILDVREQTEYDKGHIPGAVLLPVGSIDKERAAEVIPELDSTLLVYCRSGNRSKTAADSLSELGYTQVYEFGGIRDWPYEMEP from the coding sequence ATGCTTATAAAACCAGCCCGGCTCTCGCTCATCCTCTTTATCCTCCTTCTGGCCGGATGCGGCTCTGAGGAGGAACCGGGTTACACCCGGATTACGGCCGAGGAGGCCAAATCCATTATGGAAGAGCAGCCGGACGCTGTAATCTTGGATGTCCGGGAGCAGACGGAATACGACAAGGGGCATATCCCCGGCGCGGTGCTGCTGCCGGTGGGGTCCATTGACAAGGAGCGCGCCGCAGAGGTGATTCCAGAATTGGATTCCACCCTGCTGGTCTACTGCCGCAGCGGCAACCGGAGCAAAACCGCCGCCGATTCCCTGTCGGAACTGGGCTACACTCAGGTGTATGAGTTCGGCGGCATCCGGGACTGGCCCTACGAGATGGAACCGTAA
- a CDS encoding DUF5655 domain-containing protein, with product MKTPEHYETDLLLFFAGKPEEMELYKALFQCMCDAFPDAGVRVQKSQISFYGRHLFAAASLPRRKEKGALLVTFGLSHRLDSQRIAVAVEPYPNRWTHHVLVSGREQIDRELMGWIDEAFVFSESKR from the coding sequence ATGAAAACACCGGAACACTATGAAACGGACCTCTTGTTGTTTTTTGCGGGAAAGCCTGAGGAGATGGAGCTGTATAAAGCCCTTTTTCAGTGCATGTGCGACGCGTTTCCCGATGCGGGGGTGAGGGTGCAGAAGAGTCAGATCAGCTTCTACGGCCGCCACCTCTTTGCTGCCGCGTCGCTGCCCAGGCGGAAGGAAAAGGGCGCCCTTCTTGTGACTTTTGGCCTCTCCCATCGACTGGACTCACAACGCATTGCCGTGGCTGTGGAGCCCTACCCCAACCGGTGGACCCACCATGTCCTTGTGTCGGGGCGGGAACAGATCGACAGGGAGCTGATGGGCTGGATTGATGAGGCATTTGTATTTTCGGAGAGTAAACGCTGA
- a CDS encoding MerR family transcriptional regulator — protein MYTIGQVAEQFGLSVSTLRYYDKEGLFPGLERINGIRRFGDRDLEALRVIECLKKSGLEIRDIRQFMEWCAQGSATYPQRRELLWKQKATVEADMERLRDTLAMLNYKCWYYEQAIRDGNEDRMHSMGPDEMPEEIRGAYLRAHALTAGEELR, from the coding sequence ATGTATACCATCGGCCAAGTGGCGGAACAGTTCGGCCTGAGTGTCTCCACTCTGCGCTATTACGATAAGGAGGGACTGTTTCCCGGCCTGGAGCGGATCAACGGCATCCGGCGCTTTGGAGATCGGGACCTGGAGGCCCTGCGGGTCATTGAGTGCCTGAAAAAGTCCGGACTGGAGATTCGGGATATCCGGCAGTTTATGGAGTGGTGCGCCCAGGGAAGCGCCACCTATCCCCAGCGGCGGGAGTTGCTTTGGAAGCAGAAGGCCACCGTGGAGGCGGATATGGAGCGTCTGCGGGACACTCTGGCCATGCTAAATTACAAGTGCTGGTACTATGAGCAGGCCATCCGGGATGGAAATGAGGATCGGATGCACTCCATGGGGCCGGATGAGATGCCGGAGGAAATCCGGGGAGCCTATCTGCGGGCGCATGCTTTGACGGCGGGGGAGGAACTCAGATAA
- a CDS encoding carboxymuconolactone decarboxylase family protein, whose translation MKKITQTAGRSVLGDFAPAFAHYNDDILFGENWNDPGMDHRQRCIVTVVALMASGVTDSSLKYHLENAKKAGVTRQEIAAIITHAAFYAGWPKGWAAFNLAKEVWAEDVAPADAKATHAARLMFPIGAPNDAFAQYFVGQSYLAPVSTEQVGVFNVTFEPGCRNNWHIHHADQGGGQILLCVAGRGRYQEWGKPAVELHPGDCVNIPVGVKHWHGAAPDSWFSHLAIEVPGVNGSNEWCEPVSDEDYRDLK comes from the coding sequence ATGAAAAAAATCACACAGACCGCCGGCCGGTCGGTCCTTGGGGACTTTGCCCCCGCTTTCGCCCACTACAACGACGACATCCTCTTCGGGGAGAACTGGAACGACCCCGGCATGGACCACAGACAGCGCTGCATTGTGACGGTGGTGGCCCTGATGGCCAGCGGCGTCACGGACTCCTCCCTCAAATACCATCTGGAAAACGCGAAAAAGGCCGGCGTCACCCGGCAGGAGATCGCCGCCATCATCACCCATGCCGCCTTCTACGCCGGCTGGCCCAAGGGCTGGGCCGCGTTCAACCTGGCAAAGGAGGTCTGGGCGGAGGATGTAGCTCCGGCAGACGCCAAGGCCACCCACGCCGCCCGGTTGATGTTCCCCATCGGCGCTCCCAACGACGCCTTTGCCCAGTATTTTGTGGGGCAGAGCTATCTGGCTCCTGTGTCCACGGAGCAGGTAGGAGTCTTCAATGTGACCTTTGAACCGGGCTGCCGCAACAACTGGCACATCCACCACGCCGACCAGGGCGGCGGACAGATCCTGCTGTGCGTGGCCGGACGGGGCCGCTACCAGGAGTGGGGCAAGCCCGCCGTGGAGCTGCACCCCGGCGACTGCGTGAACATCCCCGTAGGGGTGAAGCACTGGCACGGGGCCGCCCCGGACAGCTGGTTCAGCCATCTGGCCATTGAAGTGCCGGGGGTCAATGGCTCCAATGAGTGGTGCGAACCCGTTTCTGACGAGGATTACAGGGACCTGAAATAA
- a CDS encoding flavodoxin, translating to MASLIAFYSRADENYFGGAYRYISVGNTEKAARMIAELTGGDLFKIQQKVPYAADYQTCIAQAKKDLQAKARPELASWPEDLEQYDEIYLGYPNYWGTMPMAVYTFLEAFDWTGKAIHPFCTHEGSGLGRTEQDIAQAARGAVVAKGLAIQGSGVDISRSAIEKWCR from the coding sequence ATGGCATCATTGATCGCATTTTACTCCAGAGCGGACGAGAACTATTTTGGCGGCGCATACCGCTATATTTCCGTAGGCAACACGGAAAAGGCCGCCCGCATGATCGCGGAGCTGACCGGCGGCGACCTGTTTAAGATCCAGCAGAAGGTTCCCTATGCGGCGGATTATCAGACCTGCATCGCCCAGGCAAAGAAAGACCTCCAGGCGAAGGCTCGTCCGGAGCTGGCATCCTGGCCGGAGGACCTGGAGCAGTATGATGAAATCTATCTGGGCTATCCCAACTATTGGGGGACCATGCCCATGGCGGTCTACACCTTTTTGGAGGCCTTTGACTGGACGGGCAAGGCCATCCACCCCTTCTGCACCCATGAGGGCAGCGGCCTGGGCCGGACAGAGCAGGACATCGCTCAGGCGGCCAGGGGCGCAGTTGTGGCAAAGGGCCTTGCCATCCAAGGCAGCGGTGTGGACATTTCTCGATCTGCCATTGAGAAATGGTGCAGATAA
- a CDS encoding SDR family oxidoreductase has translation MQKEVMVVTGAGQISMAIARRMGYGKKIVIGDKKVENAQAIAKAMNEAGFDVTSVEMDLSNRESILALIETAKSFGEIKYLVNGAGVSPTQAPIEAILKVDLYGTAVLLEEMGKVIVPGGCGVTISSQSGWRMPQLTAEEDRLLAVTPAEELLNLDILQPKNIKDGLHAYQMAKRCNEKRVMAESIKWGKRGARLNDIAPGIIVTPLAIDEFNGPRGDFYKNMFAKCPAGRPGTADEVANVAELLMSEKSAFITGSTFLIDGGATASYFYGPLRP, from the coding sequence ATGCAGAAAGAAGTGATGGTTGTTACCGGCGCGGGCCAGATCTCCATGGCCATTGCCCGCCGCATGGGTTACGGCAAAAAGATCGTCATAGGCGACAAGAAGGTTGAAAACGCCCAGGCCATTGCCAAGGCCATGAATGAGGCCGGTTTTGATGTGACAAGCGTGGAGATGGATCTGTCCAACCGGGAATCTATTCTGGCGCTGATTGAGACTGCCAAGAGCTTTGGGGAAATCAAGTATCTGGTCAATGGGGCAGGTGTTTCTCCAACCCAGGCCCCCATTGAGGCCATTTTGAAAGTCGACCTGTATGGCACCGCGGTTTTGCTGGAGGAAATGGGCAAGGTCATTGTTCCCGGCGGCTGCGGCGTCACCATCTCCAGCCAGTCCGGCTGGCGGATGCCCCAGTTGACCGCCGAGGAAGACCGCTTGTTGGCTGTTACCCCTGCCGAGGAACTGCTGAATCTGGACATTCTTCAGCCTAAGAACATCAAAGATGGGCTCCATGCCTACCAGATGGCAAAGCGCTGTAATGAAAAGCGTGTGATGGCAGAGTCTATAAAATGGGGAAAGCGCGGCGCTCGTCTGAATGACATTGCTCCCGGCATTATCGTGACTCCACTGGCTATAGACGAGTTCAATGGACCCCGTGGCGACTTCTACAAAAATATGTTTGCCAAGTGTCCGGCTGGCCGTCCCGGTACTGCCGATGAAGTGGCAAATGTGGCGGAATTGCTGATGAGTGAAAAGAGCGCCTTTATCACTGGCTCCACCTTCCTTATCGATGGCGGCGCCACAGCCAGTTATTTCTACGGGCCGCTGAGACCATAG
- a CDS encoding flavodoxin family protein: MKKLLIVCYSWSNGNTERIAKELRAATGADLIKLETLIPYPEDYQTTVDQGQEEVERGYQPKLKPLDVEVSGYDVIAVGTPTWWYTMAPAVLTFLSSQDWTGKTVISFMTNGEWPGHVIRDMERLCKGAQVRHPLEVRFDSSGGDHMETPEKPVQDWAEAVKQEL; encoded by the coding sequence ATGAAAAAGCTATTGATCGTCTGCTACTCCTGGTCCAACGGGAACACGGAGCGCATCGCCAAGGAACTAAGGGCCGCCACTGGGGCGGACCTTATAAAACTGGAAACCTTGATCCCCTATCCCGAGGACTATCAGACCACAGTGGACCAGGGCCAGGAGGAGGTGGAGCGGGGCTATCAGCCGAAACTGAAGCCTCTGGATGTGGAGGTAAGCGGCTATGATGTGATAGCCGTGGGGACCCCCACCTGGTGGTACACCATGGCTCCCGCCGTCCTGACCTTCCTGAGCAGTCAGGACTGGACCGGTAAAACCGTCATCTCCTTTATGACCAACGGCGAATGGCCTGGCCATGTCATCCGGGATATGGAGCGGCTGTGCAAGGGGGCGCAGGTCCGGCATCCGCTGGAGGTCCGCTTTGACTCCAGCGGCGGGGATCACATGGAAACGCCCGAAAAGCCAGTCCAGGACTGGGCTGAGGCCGTGAAACAAGAACTGTAA